In the Halichoerus grypus chromosome 4, mHalGry1.hap1.1, whole genome shotgun sequence genome, one interval contains:
- the LOC118544384 gene encoding endogenous retrovirus group K member 13-1 Env polyprotein-like, whose amino-acid sequence MQLQVLPLLCIPCVPVISRPLPRDPNALDVDNWRPNRDPEGRSGRKMDKPVPGSRQGGSGHELIRTAVRRRMKAPRVHESLLQADESLLQAMAHLHLDRRHHWRPPPLALPTWGHIKKLAGEGQKILKQTRKPCTPEHLFLAMCALLTMSSPPIEATNVSYWAYIPNPPMMEPAPWGSANIPIYTSPMILSPPWKNLTYLNQDDGTFFNFLHRGDGPYICLGPSPCVNMNWQNWILPGPMVNSSRTQLQRLEAWSLNMTWGNVTFDEFPSFPACPDFTYIGMAYKPFKWQECVGRFAKYYKDLLMWGPYGQFLQNCSEWDVLRCNLSLSYRMPPRNRWNESVVNHRLMAWGDGGIADPRISHQKFPDHIQTHLWKVAAALKTVRLYNGTFSGTAKTASAYNFTIFKEINVTACVPLPYLILIGNFSFNDGISCIKCQLYSCINSSIEFKPGYSLMILQQRSHIWLPVNLERLWAQNPVDALVLEFFRKVLKRTKRLIGIVVAVILSLITVTTLATVSGIALHTSLQTKHFVENWHRDSRDLWLSQTMIDTRLQTQIDVLRQTVSWLGKKVLTIERQIWLRCDWNSTSFCITNLRYNESQHDWSIIQKYLEGNSSVTDMINNLHTNISGDIWKTL is encoded by the coding sequence AAGATGGACAAACCTGTTCCTGGCTCCCGGCAAGGTGGATCCGGTCACGAACTAATTCGGACGGCTGTCAGGCGACGCATGAAGGCCCCGAGAGTGCATGAATCGTTGTTACAAGCTGATGAATCTCTCCTGCAAGCTATGGCTCACTTACATTTGGATAGGCGTCATCATTGGCGGCCTCCGCCTCTTGCTTTACCCACTTGGGGGCATATTAAAAAActtgctggggagggacagaaaatcTTGAAGCAAACAAGGAAGCCTTGTACACCTGAGCATTTGTTCTTGGCCATGTGCGCTTTGCTTACTATGTCATCCCCTCCTATTGAGGCGACTAATGTAAGTTATTGGGCTTATATACCTAACCCACCTATGATGGAACCTGCACCTTGGGGAAGTgcaaatattcccatttataCCTCCCCGATGATACTTTCGCCTCCTTGGAAGAATCTGACTTATCTTAATCAGGATGACGGtaccttttttaatttcctgcataGAGGGGATGGTCCATATATTTGCTTGGGTCCCTCGCCATGTGTAAATATGAATTGGCAGAATTGGATTTTACCTGGACCAATGGTTAATTCCTCTCGCACTCAATTACAGAGGCTTGAAGCATGGTCTCTTAATATGACCTGGGGAAATGTCACCTTTGATGAATTTCCCTCGTTCCCTGCTTGTCCTGATTTTACTTATATTGGAATGGCTTATAAGCCATTTAAATGGCAGGAATGTGTTGGTAGGTTTGCAAAATATTATAAGGATCTGCTTATGTGGGGACCATATggtcaatttttacaaaattgttcaGAGTGGGATGTCTTGCGCTGTAATTTATCCTTGTCTTATAGGATGCCCCCACGGAACCGATGGAATGAATCTGTAGTAAATCATCGATTGATGGCTTGGGGAGATGGCGGCATCGCAGACCCTCGCATATCACATCAAAAATTTCCAGATCATATTCAAACACACTTATGGAAAGTTGCAGCTGCGCTTAAGACTGTCAGACTTTATAATGGAACCTTTTCCGGCACAGCAAAGACTGCGTCGGCTtataatttcaccatttttaaagaaattaatgtaacCGCATGTGTACCTTTACCATATCTAATTTTGAtaggaaattttagttttaatgatggAATTAGCTGTATTAAATGTCAATTGTATTCTTGTATTAATAGTTCTATAGAATTTAAACCaggatattctcttatgattttgcAACAACGCTCTCATATTTGGCTTCCGGTAAATTTAGAACGTCTATGGGCTCAAAATCCAGTGGATGCTCTGGTATTGGAATTtttcaggaaagttttaaaacGAACTAAACGATTGATTGGTATTGTTGTAGCGGTCATTCTAAGTTTAATTACGGTAACCACATTAGCCACTGTTTCTGGAATTGCGTTACATACATCTTTGCAAACtaaacattttgtagaaaattgGCACCGTGATTCACGGGATCTTTGGCTTTCCCAAACTATGATTGATACTCGTTTGCAAACGCAGATAGATGTTCTTAGACAAACTGTTAGTTGGTTAGGGAAGAAGGTTTTAACAATTGAAAGACAAATTTGGTTGCGTTGTGATTGGAATTCCACATCCTTTTGTATTACTAATTTAAGATATAATGAATCTCAACATGATTGGAGTATTATCCAGAAATATTTAGAGGGCAATTCATCGGTGACAGATATGATTAATAATTTGCATACTAATATTTcaggagatatttggaaaaccCTTTGA